A part of Natronorubrum sediminis genomic DNA contains:
- a CDS encoding PH domain-containing protein, with product MAFSTTPDWFHISDEDDVVWESRPHPITMGVGLPAGLVLTLFGFVLAGWTASDGVGVLTVLGVLLLIGGLALAGARYLVWTNTRYVITTSELYKKYGVISRDVTQFRLDRVQNTSLNQSMIGRALGYGDLTVYTAGSGDPELTFERVPSPERASSLLSDQLDETSSNDQVV from the coding sequence ATGGCGTTCAGCACGACTCCCGACTGGTTCCATATCAGCGACGAAGACGACGTCGTCTGGGAGAGTCGGCCACATCCGATCACGATGGGGGTTGGGCTCCCCGCCGGACTCGTCCTCACCCTCTTCGGATTCGTCCTCGCCGGGTGGACCGCGAGCGACGGCGTCGGCGTTCTGACGGTTCTGGGAGTCCTCCTCCTGATCGGTGGCCTCGCCCTCGCGGGCGCTCGCTACCTCGTCTGGACGAACACCCGCTACGTGATCACGACCTCCGAGTTGTACAAGAAATACGGCGTGATCTCGAGAGACGTGACCCAGTTTCGCCTCGATCGCGTCCAGAACACGAGCCTCAACCAGTCGATGATCGGCCGTGCACTCGGCTACGGCGATCTCACGGTGTACACGGCCGGGTCGGGCGACCCCGAACTGACCTTCGAGCGCGTGCCGAGTCCGGAGCGGGCCTCGAGTCTCCTGAGTGACCAACTCGACGAGACATCGTCGAACGATCAGGTCGTCTAA
- a CDS encoding DEAD/DEAH box helicase, translating into MEVAEVLPEFADAFAFEEFNRMQREALPGLLESEENVVASAPTASGKTALAELAICKALADGGTALFIAPLRALTNEKEDDWDRFESLDYSVYVVTGERDLNPRRARRADILVMTPEKLDSATRKHESRRYDFVTDIDVCVIDEVHLLDADRRGSVLEVTVSRLRRLCDPRVVALSATMPNVDDVAAWLDAPAETTFEFGDEYRPVDLNAGVKTYTHGENSFADKYRRLYRAIDLAEPHLREDGQALVFVSSRQDTVQAAKKARDEIAERDVPMGVRGDIEFHDESKAALDNDTLRNSVLDGVAFHHAGLSKTERDLVEQWFKEGHIELLFSTSTLAWGVNMPARCVVIRDTKIHDPLEGEVDMSPLDVLQMLGRAGRPGYDDVGYGWVVCDGSDADKYRRLLRDGKEIESRLAETLETHLNAEIAMGTITDLEEVMDWLETTFYYVRGQSKPEEYDFPNLRQRVRDCLEGLVERGFVEMDADDLSIEPTPRGVLASKYYLRLETAATFAELCDRVSEDRAVLEADDVLEGVATAEEFDSVSARQSERDAISATLVGHETEDLEAGQRKVLAILRGAANGSTPTELASDAWVIRRNATRLVSALGAFLDRLAGPHAANLAKRVEARIENGVAEDAVGLTAIDQVGPGRASKLASEGLTTPGDLVEAGIGGLVDAGLTEGVAESVYEGAQSLPSIEFDWGQFPETVATGENEVCDVTVRNVGEPARAGVRVTVNGVEMTSTKTYLRSEETVPVGVFGADAEELEFTVTVTFPEESLLPLESTRTVDVV; encoded by the coding sequence ATGGAGGTCGCCGAGGTTCTCCCCGAATTCGCCGACGCCTTTGCCTTCGAGGAGTTCAACCGGATGCAACGCGAGGCACTGCCCGGATTGCTCGAATCCGAGGAAAACGTGGTCGCGAGCGCGCCGACCGCCTCGGGCAAAACCGCCCTCGCGGAGCTGGCGATCTGTAAGGCGCTCGCCGACGGCGGAACGGCGCTGTTTATCGCCCCGTTGCGAGCGCTGACGAACGAAAAGGAAGACGACTGGGACCGATTCGAGAGTCTGGATTACTCCGTCTACGTCGTCACCGGCGAGCGGGATCTGAATCCGCGGCGCGCGCGACGCGCGGACATCCTCGTGATGACGCCGGAGAAACTCGACTCGGCGACCCGAAAACACGAGTCGCGCCGGTACGACTTCGTCACCGATATCGACGTCTGCGTCATCGACGAGGTCCACCTTCTCGACGCCGACCGACGCGGCTCGGTGCTCGAGGTGACGGTCTCTCGCCTGCGTCGGCTCTGTGATCCCCGCGTGGTCGCACTCTCGGCGACGATGCCGAACGTCGACGACGTGGCGGCGTGGCTCGACGCCCCCGCGGAAACGACCTTCGAGTTCGGCGACGAGTACCGACCGGTCGACCTGAACGCGGGCGTCAAGACCTACACGCACGGCGAGAACTCCTTCGCGGACAAGTACCGCCGGCTCTATCGCGCGATCGACCTCGCTGAGCCACACCTCCGGGAGGACGGCCAGGCGCTCGTCTTCGTCTCCTCCCGACAGGACACCGTGCAGGCGGCCAAGAAGGCTCGAGACGAAATCGCCGAGCGAGACGTTCCGATGGGCGTTCGCGGCGACATCGAGTTCCACGACGAGTCGAAAGCCGCACTCGACAACGACACCCTTCGAAACTCCGTCCTCGACGGCGTCGCGTTCCACCACGCGGGCCTCTCGAAGACGGAGCGAGACCTCGTCGAGCAGTGGTTCAAGGAGGGTCACATCGAACTGCTCTTTTCGACCTCGACGCTGGCCTGGGGCGTCAACATGCCCGCGCGCTGCGTCGTGATCCGCGACACGAAGATCCACGACCCCCTCGAGGGAGAAGTGGACATGAGTCCCCTCGACGTGCTCCAGATGCTCGGCCGTGCGGGACGCCCCGGCTACGACGACGTCGGCTACGGCTGGGTCGTCTGTGACGGCTCGGACGCGGACAAGTACCGACGGCTCCTCCGAGACGGCAAGGAGATCGAATCCCGACTCGCGGAGACGCTCGAGACCCACCTCAACGCCGAGATCGCGATGGGGACGATCACGGACTTAGAGGAGGTGATGGACTGGCTCGAGACGACCTTCTACTACGTCCGCGGCCAGTCGAAACCCGAAGAATACGACTTTCCAAACCTCCGCCAGCGCGTCCGAGACTGCCTCGAGGGGCTGGTCGAGCGCGGCTTCGTCGAGATGGACGCCGACGATCTCTCGATCGAGCCGACCCCTCGGGGCGTCCTCGCCTCGAAGTACTACTTGCGCCTCGAGACGGCCGCGACGTTCGCGGAACTCTGTGATCGGGTCAGCGAGGACAGGGCGGTTCTCGAGGCCGACGACGTGCTCGAGGGCGTCGCGACGGCAGAGGAGTTCGACTCGGTGTCTGCTCGTCAGTCAGAGCGCGACGCGATCAGCGCGACGTTGGTCGGCCACGAGACCGAGGATCTCGAGGCGGGCCAGCGAAAGGTGCTCGCAATTTTGCGAGGTGCTGCGAACGGCTCGACGCCGACAGAACTCGCGAGCGACGCCTGGGTGATCCGACGCAACGCGACGCGACTCGTCTCAGCGCTCGGAGCCTTCCTCGATCGACTCGCCGGACCGCACGCGGCGAACCTCGCCAAGCGAGTCGAAGCCAGAATCGAGAACGGCGTCGCCGAAGACGCGGTCGGATTGACGGCCATCGATCAGGTTGGCCCGGGTCGGGCGAGCAAACTCGCCTCGGAGGGGCTGACGACGCCGGGTGACCTCGTCGAAGCGGGAATCGGTGGCCTCGTCGACGCGGGGCTGACGGAGGGGGTCGCCGAATCGGTCTACGAGGGTGCCCAGTCGCTGCCCTCGATCGAATTCGACTGGGGACAGTTTCCCGAGACCGTCGCAACCGGAGAGAACGAGGTCTGTGACGTAACCGTCAGGAACGTGGGTGAACCCGCCCGCGCGGGCGTCCGCGTCACCGTCAACGGCGTCGAGATGACCAGCACGAAGACCTACCTGCGAAGCGAGGAGACCGTTCCCGTGGGCGTCTTCGGGGCCGACGCCGAGGAACTTGAGTTCACCGTCACCGTCACGTTTCCCGAGGAGTCGCTGTTACCACTCGAGTCGACGCGGACCGTCGACGTCGTCTGA
- a CDS encoding bacteriophage holin gives MESQNRPRDPAPTMDELDGDYEDLDPMAFGFACGTTMALSIGLIGMLSRVGIAEEWRGLFADMYPGFESDDGGTLAGVVWAGADGFAMGITFGWLYNVFQRGGQRR, from the coding sequence ATGGAATCACAGAATCGACCGCGAGATCCGGCACCGACGATGGACGAGTTGGACGGCGATTACGAAGACCTCGATCCGATGGCGTTCGGGTTCGCCTGCGGGACGACGATGGCACTCAGCATCGGACTGATCGGAATGCTCTCTCGAGTCGGTATCGCCGAGGAGTGGCGAGGCCTGTTCGCGGATATGTACCCCGGCTTCGAGTCGGACGACGGCGGCACCCTCGCCGGCGTCGTCTGGGCTGGTGCCGACGGCTTCGCGATGGGGATCACGTTCGGTTGGCTCTACAACGTGTTCCAGCGAGGCGGGCAACGACGGTGA